Proteins found in one Fusarium oxysporum Fo47 chromosome V, complete sequence genomic segment:
- a CDS encoding P-loop containing nucleoside triphosphate hydrolase protein, translating into MACSPGGTSSPGYRKVIRHARGTHPGKQCRGEGPDNIDSGKPRETRVTLDTAVETEGLNFSLGQWRLIALSRALLCNTPIVLVDEGTSSVDPETDALMQETLATGLGGKTLIAIAHRLRTVLHYDRVCHG; encoded by the coding sequence ATGGCATGCTCTCCTGGAGGCACATCTTCTCCCGGATACCGAAAAGTCATTCGCCATGCCCGAGGAACACACCCAGGCAAGCAGTGTCGTGGAGAGGGACCAGACAATATTGACTCTGGAAAACCTCGTGAGACGCGTGTGACACTTGACACAGCCGTTGAAACCGAAGGCCTCAACTTCTCTCTCGGACAGTGGCGGCTGATTGCGCTTTCTCGAGCACTTCTTTGTAACACGCCTATCGTGCTGGTGGACGAAGGGACGAGCAGCGTTGATCCTGAGACCGATGCACTCATGCAAGAGACACTAGCGACTGGTTTGGGAGGTAAGACGCTTATTGCTATTGCGCATCGTCTTCGTACCGTGTTACATTACGATCGGGTGTGTCATGGATAA
- a CDS encoding batten's disease protein Cln3, whose protein sequence is MSGLSPSASGLLPMPGAPSSSWAVYKARAAAMMGHHDTKVIVAFWLFGLINNVLYVIILSAAQDLVGSIPKGVVLLADVVPSFLTKLIAPYFIHRIPYRMRVLIFIVLSVVGMLMVALTPRTQSVAIKLVGVVLASISAGGGELSFLGLTHFYGPMSLAGWGSGTGAAGLVGAGLYVMFTDWWGLSVRSSLLISACFPAIMFISFFVILPLGPLREGTTRKDYDAIPDLEDEDVNHMDQGTASSALLAPGPSVAATAYSAHNTQDTLTMRDRLKKVKVLFVPYMLPLLLVYVAEYTINQGVAPTLLFPLDESPFDEFRDFYPMYGFLYQLGVFISRSSTPFLRIHHLYLPSMLQVANLVLLTFHAVYFFLPSVYIVFIIIFWEGLLGGGVYVNCFAEIMENVPPEDREFSLGATTVSDSGGISIAGLISIVMETKLCNYQVAHGRDWCRRISAQGQ, encoded by the exons ATGTCCGGTCTCTCACCGTCTGCCTCTGGATTGCTCCCTATGCCAGGCGCGCCTTCGTCATCTTGGGCTGTGTACAAAGCGAGAGCTGCAGCCATGATGGGCCATCATGATACGAAGGTGATTGTAGCCTTTTGGCTTTTTG GCCTCATCAATAATGTCCTCTACGTGATCATCCTCTCCGCCGCCCAAGACCTCGTCGGTTCCATCCCCAAAGGCGTCGTCCTCCTTGCCGATGTCGTTCCCTCGTTCCTCACCAAGTTGATCGCACCGTACTTTATCCACCGAATACCGTATCGCATGCGAGTCCTTATATTCATAGTGCTTTCTGTGGTTGGCATGCTCATGGTAGCCCTGACACCGCGCACGCAGTCCGTCGCGATCAAGCTCGTCGGTGTTGTCCTGGCGAGTATAAGCGCTGGCGGCGGTGAGTTGAGCTTCCTTGGCTTGACGCACTTCTACGGCCCGATGAGCCTCGCCGGCTGGGGGTCTGGGACTGGTGCTGCAGGTTTGGTCGGTGCAGGCCTCTACGTGATGTTTACGGACTGGTGGGGATTAAGCGTGCGTAGCAGTTTGCTAATCTCGGCGTGTTTCCCTGCGATTATGTTTATCAGCTTCTTCGTGATATTGCCGCTTGGACCTCTGAGGGAGGGCACGACTCGAAAGGACTACGATGCGATCCCGGACctcgaggatgaggatgtgAACCACATGGATCAAGGAACTGCTTCGTCGGCGCTCTTGGCTCCTGGGCCTTCTGTCGCGGCGACTGCATACTCTGCGCATAATACGCAAGACACACTCACGATGCGAGACAGGTTGAAGAAAGTGAAGGTGTTGTTTGTCCCATACATGCTCCCGCTGCTACTGGTATACGTGGCCGAGTACACGATCAACCAAGGAGTTGCACCCACATTGCTATTCCCTCTGGACGAGTCGCCGTTCGATGAGTTTCGAGATTTCTACCCCATGTACGGGTTCCTCTACCAACTCGGCGTCTTTATCTCCCGATCATCTACGCCATTTCTACGTATCCACCATTTATACCTCCCATCGATGCTGCAAGTTGCGAACCTTGTACTTCTCACATTCCACGCCGTATACTTCTTCCTTCCATCAGTCTACATCGTCTTTATCATAATATTTTGGGAAGGTTTGCTAGGTGGAGGTGTCTACGTCAACTGCTTCGCCGAGATCATGGAGAATGTGCCACCCGAGGATAGAGAATTTAGTCTTGGAGCAACGACTGTCAGCGATAGCGGTGGAATTTCTATCGCTGGACTCATCAGTATCGTGATGGAGACGAAGCTTTGTAATTATCAAGTGGCGCATGGAAGGGATTGGTGCCGTCGTATTTCTGCACAAGGTCAATGA
- a CDS encoding major facilitator superfamily domain-containing protein, translating into MEKIDDTGIMGDASLGNDSATEGEIEAARPKEQVETDELDWDNSPHNPFNWPAWKKALQVVMLSSAGLLASIGTSIMSPARKELMIEFNVSSTVALLPLTLYVLALGFGPVIGGPLSETIGRYPIYAASIPLGALFTMGAGFVHNIGGLGFLRFMAGLCWAPVLAVAPGTLSETFTPKNRGPVSAVFILMPFLGPGLGPVIGSFVVNRKGWRWTQWTLVFFSILAMIITAFSHETFHPVIKRRLMKKKGMKVDPPPPMAARLKMFALVAVVRPIRMLLLEPITGFICLYVSAEFGTLFSFFAAVPYTFGRVYQFSIEESGLVFLSIVIGCFLGLITVILCDVFLYRKQAPKYPPHQIPPEHRLYPSMIGSIGLPIGLFWFAWTARPGVSWASPAASMIIFAWGNLCVFVSTMQYITDTYHGSVVASAASANSLARYGFAGVFPLFTIQMYEKLGIDWASSLLAFVALALLPVPWVLFKYGPTIRAKSSYETVKFN; encoded by the exons ATGGAGAAGATTGACGATACTGGTATTATGGGTGATGCGTCGCTTGGGAACGACTCTGCGACGGAGGGCGAGATTGAGGCTGCGAGGCCGAAAGAACAGGTTGAGACTGATGAGTTGGATTGGGATAATAGTCCTCATAATCCTTTCAATTGGCCAGCATGGAAGAAAGCTCTTCAAGTCGTGATGCTATCCTCAGCAGGTCTTCTAGC ATCAATCGGAACATCAATAATGAGTCCCGCTCGCAAAGAGCTCATGATCGAATTCAACGTCAGCAGCACAGTCGCCCTCCTGCCTCTAACACTCTACGTCCTTGCCCTCGGCTTCGGGCCTGTAATCGGCGGCCCGTTATCAGAAACCATAGGTCGCTATCCTATCTACGCAGCGAGTATTCCTCTTGGCGCACTGTTTACTATGGGTGCGGGCTTCGTGCACAATATTGGAGGTTTGGGCTTTCTGAGATTCATGGCGGGTTTATGCTGGGCGCCTGTGCTGGCTGTTGCGCCGGGGACGTTGTCCGAGACGTTCACGCCGAAGAATAGAGGACCTGTATCGGCGGTGTTTATCCTCATGCCGTTTTTGGGCCCAGGATTGGG ACCTGTTATAGGCTCTTTTGTGGTGAATCGAAAGGGATGGAGGTGGACGCAGTGGACGTTGGTCTTCTTTTCGATACTGGCTATGATCATCACTGCGTTCTCGCACGAGACGTTTCATCCGGTTATTAAAAGAAGACttatgaagaagaagggaatgAAGGTTGATCCTCCGCCACCGATGGCTGCTCGACTCAAGATGTTTGCCCTCGTGGCAGTTGTTCGACCTATTCGCatgcttcttctcgaacCGATCACCGGATTCATCTGCCTGTACGTTTCGGCCGAGTTTGGAACTCTTTTCAGTTTCTTCGCCGCTGTGCCGTATACCTTTGGAAGAGTCTACCAGTTCTCCATCGAAGAGTCAGGTctcgtcttcctctccatcgtcatcggctGCTTTCTCGGACTCATCACCGTTATTCTCTGCGACGTGTTCCTGTACAGAAAACAAGCGCCGAAATACCCCCCTCATCAGATCCCACCCGAGCATCGTCTTTACCCTTCCATGATTGGAAGTATCGGATTGCCAATTGGACTGTTCTGGTTTGCTTGGACAGCACGACCTGGCGTTTCTTGGGCAAGTCCCGCAGCATCGATGATCATTTTTGCTTGGGGAAATCTTTGTGTGTTTGTCAGTACCATGCAGTATATCACTGATACGTATCATGGGAGTGTTGTCGCAAGCGCTGCTAGTGCTAACAGTCTGGCGCGGTATGGTTTCGCAGGAGTATTTCCGCTGTTCACTATTCAGA TGTATGAGAAGTTGGGTATTGACTGGGCTAGCAGCCTTCTGGCCTTTGTTGCGCTGGCCTTGCTGCCAGTTCCGTGGGTGTTGTTCAAGTATGGCCCGACCATCAGGGCCAAGAGCTCCTATGAGACAGTCAAGTTCAATTAA
- a CDS encoding inorganic pyrophosphatase: MVATSLLVKLALLPCLVLGSSLAPRAKEFDYDSLTLREVGARNTLDWRVWLEKDGQPISFWHDIPLYPEKGNNRIVSYVVEIPRWTDGKIETRRDEPLNPIFHDDKKKAPRFVESVWPHKSYPFHYGSIPQTWESPNFDHDFTGYPGDNDPIDLFDITEAPAHVGQVKSVKVLGGLALNDGGETDWKVIAVDTKDPLAALVDSVEDLEKYRPGLAKTFYNWFTYYKVPRGDSVLEIVGGDYQNAKFMAKTIKSSHGDWQDLVRGKVDSNEINYNQTSTKSYKSYVKSKDATKKFGIPVKSNVLPAAERPAKYDLWYYLDKDYKLIQLPKN, from the exons ATGGTAGCTACTTCTTTGCTTGTTAAGTTGGCTTTATTGCCTTGTCTGGTTCTTGGTTCTTCTCTTGCGCCGAGGGCGAAGGAGTTTGACTATGATTCCTTGACTCTTCGTGAAGTTGGTGCTCGTAACACTCTT GACTGGCGTGTTTGGCTGGAGAAAGATGGGCAGCCTATTTCCTTCTGGCACGATATTCCTCTGTACCCTGAGAAGGGCAACAATCGCATCGTGAGCTACGTTGTTGAGATTCCCCGATGGACAGACGGCAAGATTGAGACCCGCCGTGATGAGCCTCTGA ACCCTATCTTCcatgatgacaagaagaaggccccTCGTTTCGTTGAGAGTGTCTGGCCTCACAAGTCATACCCATTCCACTATGGGTCAATTCCCCAGACTTGGGAGAGTCCCAACTTTGACCACGATTTCACTGGATACCCTGGTGACAACGATCCTATTGATCTGTTCGATATCACTGAAGC ACCTGCCCACGTTGGACAGGTCAAGTCTGTCAAGGTCCTTGGTGGCCTTGCATTGAACGAT GGTGGCGAGACTGACTGGAAGGTCATTGCCGTTGACACCAAGGATCCCCTTGCTGCTCTAGTCGACT CCGTCGAGGACCTCGAAAAGTACCGCCCAGGTCTAGCCAAGACCTTCTACAACTGGTTCACC TACTACAAGGTCCCCCGCGGCGACAGTGTTCTCGAGATCGTTGGCGGCGACTACCAAAACGCCAAGTTCAtggccaagaccatcaagaGCAGCCACGGCGACTGGCAAGATCTCGTGCGCGGAAAGGTTGACTCCAACGAGATCAACTACAACCAGACAAGCACCAAGAGCTACAAGAGCTATGTCAAGAGCAAGGACGCTACCAAGAAGTTCGGCATTCCTGTCAAGTCCAATGTTCTTCCTGCTGCTGAGAGACCGGCGAAGTATGATTTGTGGTATTACCTTGATAAGGACTACAAGTTGATCCAGCTTCCTAAGAACTGA